A single genomic interval of Zingiber officinale cultivar Zhangliang chromosome 4A, Zo_v1.1, whole genome shotgun sequence harbors:
- the LOC121970093 gene encoding transcription factor NIGT1-like, translating into MGIADRGQRFRHEYVRALEEERKKIEVFQRELPLSLQLITQAIESSEWQMCEEERSVSGNEPVLAEFIPLKPSLASTVEEDVEICEPAAIGFDAKPDWLRSVQLWNQCADTGTKVEPPERPIGIAVGVKRMGSAFQPFEREKHAAPPPLVSASAASSSNTSGSGSGGGGDGNGRCGGDKKKEGQSQTNQKVRRRWSPELHRCFLDAVQLLGGIHVATPKQIRELMNVDGLTNDEVKSHLQKYRLNNRRPGTAAQSTSSALAPQIVLVGGILVPPPPELAAARFSSDLISPKQRQQQAEQLLPGSCSRDGESGDDDEVTYSESLTSCGIPIHLTLDKL; encoded by the exons ATGGGGATTGCCGATCGCGGGCAGCGCTTCCGCCATGAGTACGTCCGCGCTCTCGAGGAGGAGCGCAAGAAGATCGAGGTCTTCCAGAGAGAGCTGCCGCTTTCCCTTCAACTCATCACGCAAG CGATCGAAAGCTCGGAGTGGCAGATGTGTGAGGAGGAGAGGTCGGTGAGTGGTAACGAGCCGGTATTGGCAGAGTTCATTCCGCTGAAGCCGAGTTTAGCGTCGACGGTGGAGGAGGACGTGGAGATATGTGAGCCGGCGGCGATCGGGTTTGATGCGAAGCCGGACTGGCTTAGATCTGTCCAGCTATGGAATCAGTGCGCGGATACTGGCACCAAAGTG GAACCGCCAGAGAGGCCCATAGGCATAGCAGTAGGCGTGAAGAGGATGGGCAGCGCTTTCCAGCCTTTTGAGCGAGAGAAGCACGCTGCCCCACCGCCGCTGGTGTCGGCATCGGCGGCCTCTAGTTCCAACACTAGCGGTAGTGGTAGCGGCGGCGGAGGTGATGGTAACGGTAGATGCGGAGGagacaagaagaaggaagggcaatCTCAGACCAATCAAAAAGTCAGACGCCGCTGGTCGCCGGAGCTGCACCGCTGCTTCCTCGACGCTGTTCAACTGCTCGGCGGCATCCATG TTGCAACCCCGAAGCAGATCAGAGAGCTGATGAATGTGGATGGGCTCACCAACGACGAGGTCAAGAGCCATTTGCAG AAATACCGACTAAACAATAGACGACCAGGCACGGCAGCTCAGAGCACCAGCAGCGCCCTGGCGCCACAGATTGTGTTGGTCGGTGGAATTTTGGTCCCACCGCCACCGGAGTTAGCGGCGGCGAGATTCTCATCGGATTTGATTTCTCCAAAGCAGCGGCAGCAACAAGCCGAGCAATTACTGCCCGGATCATGCAGTAGAGATGGTGAGAGTGGTGATGATGATGAAGTCACCTACTCTGAGTCCCTTACCAGCTGTGGAATACCAATTCATTT AACATTGGACAAACTATGA